Within Vigna unguiculata cultivar IT97K-499-35 chromosome 2, ASM411807v1, whole genome shotgun sequence, the genomic segment AAAAAGGTTGATAACGTGGAGGGTTCACTGTTTGGATTCAGAGGAAAGGTTGAACAAGAAAATAGGGGAGTGGGAGGAAGATTATGAAGAATTGAAAGAGAAGTATGACGGTGCCGTGGGAGAGCTTGACGACTTGATGAATAGTATTATACAAGAGCATATtaatggttttgagaagggaCTGCGTCAAGCGGCTTTTTTCTATCAAGATATGGACGAAACGGATTCAAAGTTCGATGTGAATAAGGACGTTGTTGACTGAAAGCTGGTCCAGGAGGACGAGGACAGTGCAAatgaggaggtggaggagaaggcggcagaGGAGGAGAAGAGGGCGGGCGGTGCCGAGGAGATGGCTCCTGTCACAGCAGAATAGGATTTTGGTTTTAATTGATTCGAGAACAttatttgagcctatgtctgtaatatgTGGTACATTTCGCTACATTGGTACATTCTTGCACTTGTGTTTAAATGCGATTAAGATTTTGTATGTTATTATGTATGTCGTGTTTTGATGAtatgtggtgtgtgtgtgtgtgtgatacgatcgattgtatgttataggtgttcgacccaggccgcttacttggggtaagggtggggaacttagaCGAATTAAgctcaagttaagggtgttcgacccaggccacttacttggggtaagggtggggaacttagacgaattaagcaaaagataagggtgttcgacccaggcggcttacttggggtaagggtagggaacttaaacgaattaagcaaaagataagggtgttcgacctaggccgcttacttggggtaagggtggggaacttaaacgaatatgtatagccatgttttggtggttgtgggttgggtcgtatagttttcggcgcagggatggtttgCCAATTTCAATTGGTATCATAGCGTCTGCACCgtaaactaggctgaatgggaattcgtttgttgatgattgaggggtgcacctgtaagcccatagcacttctactaacttttcgggccatcggcctttggcgatATCTAATCTCTTGCGTAgctccacgaggataactttatttgccgcctctgcttgtccattggtttgtggatgttctacagagcttgtgatgtgcttgatgcctaggccagtgtagaacttggcGAGCTCTTTGtcgataaattgtcggccattatctgttatgatggtatgtggaacaccatatctgcatataatatccttccaaacaaattgctgaacttgctgggccgtgatgatggttagcggcttggcttctatccatttggtgaagtagtcgacggctacaattaggaatttcaCCTGCCCTTTGCCGGGTGAAAAAGGGCCGAGAATGTCCATTctccacttagcgaatggccatggggatagtatgtggtgtagttgttcttgtttctagtgaataaggttgccatgtttctgacatggtttgcactttctgacataatcctggcagtctgcttctatagtcggcTAGAAATATCCGGCTCTAAGAACTCTGGTCGCCATGGTGTGTGCGCCGGAATGATAGCCACAAAtgccttcgtgtagctctttaataatatattatgctTGTTCTGTCGTGACACACTTGAGaaggggttggccgtatccgcgtttgtagaggtcatcgcctatcatggtgtacctggcagccttagccagccaagttttgtccgcatcttgaggggggttgccggttttgaggtactggatatagggggtggtccagttatggctttgggagggggtgacgttgtCAGTTGGGGCGTGggttaaattttgacaagtgtgtgtgatggaggGCGTAGATAATGTTTGCTGTAATAGGGATCGGTGACGGTTTTTTAACTTGGTGTTggccaatttggagaggatgtcaGCTCTAATGTTGTCGGTCCTTGGGATGTGTTTgatgcggacttgttcgaaAGCGAATTGAATGACTGCACGGACCAGGTGGTAATactgtagaaggatggggtctttgatctggaactcATCATTTAGATGGCCTATAGTGagcttggagtcggttttgcacgttaaaTTCTTGACACCTACCTCGCAGGCTAGGGAAAGGCCAGCGAGGATTgcttcgtactcggcttggttatttgacgttttgaaggaaaagtgaagggatttttcaatgaggatgtcgttggggccttctaagacaATGCCAGCGCCGGCACCTTTTagatttgaggaaccatctacatgaagcgtccactagTCCTCTGTGGGTGTGTGTTGgaggtcattgacgaagtctaatAGACACTGGGCTTtaatggggccatggggttcatagcggatgttgaattctgacaacTCGACgacccatgatgacatgcgtccagctagatctggtttttgcaatattttttggattgggtagtcggttttaACGGTTatgctgtggttttggaagtatgggcgtaggcggcgtgctgcgtggaccaaggatagggtCAACTTctctaccatttgatatctggtttcaggatcttgcagcgttctgctcacaaaataGACAGGGTGTTGTGTGCCGTCTGTTTCTTGGACGAGCGTGGCGCTAACGGTGTGGTCAGTTTACGAGGAGGGGTTGACGggtgtccggcttgtggaggataggtggggaGATTGggattgttttcaatttttggaagatttgttcacaatcatcaatccacgtgaaccgggtggatttctttaaaagttggactatgggttgggtttgttcgacTAGTTCGggtaggaagcgggaaatgACTGTGAGATGGCCTATAAGACGTTGGACCTCCTTGATAGTAGTGGGGTTGCGCATCTCGATGATCGCCATGCATTTTTCGGGATTGGCTTCTATGCCACGTTGGGTTAACAttaaaccaaggaatttacctcggtcaacgccgaatacacacttgttTGGGTTGAGGcaaaggttgtattggcgtagcGCAGAGAAAACCGCTGAGAGATCCTCGGCATGTTGGTGGTGACTTAgagatttgacaaccatgtcgtcaacatatacttcgacacattgtcccattagatGACTGAAAACCTTGTTCATCAGTCATTGGTAGGTTGCTCCGACGTTCTTGagaccaaaaggcattaccctatagaagtagttggcatcgtccgtgataaaggcggttttgtgcatgtcagatacggccatggggatttggttgtacccagaatatgcatccaaaaaactaagTACTTTATTCCCTGTTGCGCTGTCAACGAGTTggtcgatgttgggtaaggggtaggcatcgcgagggcaagccttgtttagatccgtgtagtctacacacatccgccatttgccattggctttcttcaccaagactacgttagaaagccaagtggtgtactgagcttcttctatgaatCCTGCGTTCAGTAGCTTGTCGGCTTCAACCTTAGCTGCCAGGCGgcgttcttcaccaagtttgcgttttttctgggatatgtagcgggcttctttatagatGGATAGTTTTTGGGATGCCACTAGAGGGTCCACCCCAGGTAGATCAGCGGttgaccaggcgaaaagatctgtgttGCTGGTGAGGATGGGTGTAATGATGGCACGCTCATCAGAGTTCAAACCGGTGCCTAGGTTGATAGAGTGGCCGTTGGGAAGCTCTAAAGGGGAGGTCTCCTCAACTGGCTCTAGACGAACATCCCGGCCTACTCTGGGGTCTAGGTCTTCGCCTGATAGTGCGATGCTGGAGCCAAGTGGTCGCTCAATGTGGTGGGTTTGTTGAATAGGGAGTtgtgggcgtaggctggccatgtagcattcgtgAAGCGTTGGTCGCAATGGATGGTAAGGATATCACCGGAAGgagaagggaacttcatggccaagtgcgggggtggagacgacggcgccaagggtgttgagggaaggatGACCTAGGAGGacattgtaggatgttggcgtGTCGACGATGAGGAAGCGAATTGGAAGgcttttggtttgggttccctcACGAAGATGgtgtggaggtcgatgtagTCGTGGGTGGAAACTTGTTCGCCAGAGAAGCCATATATTGGTTCATCATAGGGGACCATAGCGGTGTCCAgaagttggagtttttggtaagtggcccagtagaggatgtcaacggagctgccttggtcaacaaggactttcttaacggcgtAGTTTTCAATTTCAACCGTGATGActatggggtcatcttgttggtggtcgaggccatgaaagtcgtcatctgtgaagatgatgggaggcatgcggcgtctatggtgggaatgggtgatatggttgatggactGGATATgacggaggtgtttctttctggcagaagaggtggatcctccactaacgaagccaccagagatggtgttgatggtACCACGTAGGGGAGAGTCGGCGGAGGTGATATCGGTGCGGGCCGGTTCGGGTTCTTGGTTGGTGGGTTGGGCGGGGCGTCTGTCGTGATGGGAATCATGTGGAGGGCGTCTATGGTCGGATCGAGGGGGGTTGCGGGATCGAGAGGAAGAGGAATGgtcatctctgcggatgaaacggcgaaagtggccagcacggaccagttcttctattttatcctagagtgctttgcattcttttGTAGtatggccatggttgcggtggtagcggcaatatttggtcatatccgcgttgggaggtgtggttgtcttgcgtggtggagggattaggTCAGCTTGTAGGGCCTCGTCGAGGATGCAGGAGCGGGCTACGATAAGAggggcatatctggtgaagcgaggttggcggggctcGCGTGGGCGGGCATCAGAGCGTGGTTAGGTTGCGGGgtagggttggcggtggtggctgcataatcattgcaaaatttggtgtggagggtttgcatttcctccatgtgAACATAGTCGGCTGCACGCTATTTGAGTTTGTGCATAGAGgcgggtgggtggaggtagacgttgttggcgaaagGGTCGGGTTGTAGGGTGAGTGCCATGCACTGAAGGATCATctcttggttgaggtgtggaGTGCGAAGAGCTGCCCTACTGAAGCGATCTATGAACCCTCTGAGCGATTCGCCTTGTTCCTGTCTAATGCCTAAgagggagattgtggtagtttggtgtggGCGGTCGGCaaaatgggtggagaacatgtgggaaaggacGTCAAAACTGTCGATGGAGTAAggtggaagggttgtgaaccattctagggcagggcccttgagggtggtggggaaggctttgtAGAAGACTGCATCTTGGGACGTGTACATGGCGACATGGctgatgtagactttgaggtgcTCATCAGGGTCGATTTCGCCAGTATAGCGGTCCAgggtgaagggttcccactgggtggggagaggggtgttggcgatgaagtCGGTGAAGGGGTGACGACGTCTAGGCTGGTGGGGAGGGAGCAGATGAGGTGGGATGGGATGAGTGATCATAGCGGGGAAGGTGGAAGTAAGGTTGTGAGAGGGGATGTGGCTTGTTGGAGGGTACTGTGGGTTGTATGGTGGAacatgtgtggtgtgtagggtggtgggtatggtGTAGGGGATCTaggtggtagggagggtagcggCAGGGGTTGGGGCTGCGATAGGGGGATGGGTGGAAgggatgggtgtttgttgggtagTGGTGAAGGTATGAGGagtggggttgtattcgctttcttcctctgtgggctggaaggtcggggaccttgcagcttcagaggtttccttggcttttcccttcaagTTGGGATCAACTTCGTTCTTTCGcctaaggcgagagttctcttgtcgcAGCGCCTCCATCTCGTCAGCATTGCGTTTCTTCAGATCTGCCaactcttgttgcatcttcgcttggccgtctaggatggcggccaggtAGGGGTGATGCTAGCAGGTcctgagggaccagcatccgcctgcttgttgactccagctttgctacgggttgaaaccatcttccgagaaaaacgggtactaaaggtgttcgtctcgtgccccacggtgggcgccaattgttcctgcagagaacaaacaagataagttaggcacaagtgtcaccttacccatgtagtccgctatctctttaGCTGGTCTCTTCTCGGTTGGCATATGTCGACTtggacccaagaggggttacctgcagaagggactccgaagctcaagtaagtcaaagctctcaaaaggtcaaatcagtgattaattgagtaatgaatgcgtacctttaattactggggtccatgtctatttatagagcattaattatgtctggttattctatgggccgggccttggctgtaagtgggcctgggccctagcccaggcccttaggaccTATTGAACGTTGGGGGGTTTTTATTATACTGagtttattggagtagtcggcctaggcTTTAATCTTACCGGGTGTGCTGGAGTAGTCGGTCCAGGCCGGCTACTTACCTTGACGGCTTAGGTTGGttatatgaggtgcaggttgttcTTCTAGGTGTTTAGGTTAGAACTTGGTAAAacttaggctaactcggcctaggctgaatacttgaCTGCCTTGGTATATAtgtattgtttacttatttgatCGAGTTTGGTTAGTTGTGGTACACAATTCAACAAGGTTACTGCGATATACATTATGTATTACACGTTCACATTTTGGAAAATCTAACTATAACAAAAGACATATCACTTATAAATCAGAGAtagtagagaaaaaaaaagtacgaattttatttttctaatttaaagtCCAGGAATCTCTAGAACATTTATAAACAACGTGAACTAAATATTTAGTCAGACACCATTCTCTTTAAATATCACTCACGTTTTGCTACGACCCATGCACATGACCATTCAAGAACACCATTCATCATATCTGAAAAGTTTGAAAAGTTCCGCTGGCTAGGAAACTTCCTAGGGTCAAATTTTCATTAACATTAAATCATCATTAATTAAAAGTCAAAGCAATGGTTTTATGtccatattttttaacataCTTCCAACACTTtgcataattattaaatttattattggaTTAAATTAGAACTAAATCTTTGAAAAGCCAACTAAGAAACGATCACTATAAGTCGTCACCAATAATTTCAAGGAAACAAGATCGCTTATTTCCCACCACACACGCTTGAGGTATGTACAAAATCAAagaactaatttattttaatttacaattataaacttcaaatttaataatacaaataaacaATTTCTCTTAAGAAAAAATGGTGGGgccttgtattttttttttcattttattattattatatttccaGCACCCAAAAGGAACATCAATTATTCAAGTTGGTCGTTGCAACATTGATTGCTGTTCGTCCGAAACAACAATTGCGTCCGCATCCCACCAAGTATCCGCGTCAGACTCCGTCACGTTGCCTAACGGCGTGCTGACATTTCTCATGTCCCCCACCGTCACGCCGTTACGTCCGTCATCTCTAACATAAACCTTCTGAACGCCGCCAGATTCCACGCGCAGAGTCTTGCCCACGGTGGGCCCCCACTCCGCCACCACCGTCGGTTTCCGACGCCGCAGGCGCGTGTCCCAAATCTCCACTGCCAGATTCCCGCACGCGCCCTCTCCGGCCGAGACCATCACCGCTGGCGACGCCGTGGAGCTCGCGGGGTCATAAGTCGAAACGACGCCGTCCTCGTAATCATCGAAATCTAACCCCAGCCCGAAGCCTATGCTGTCCCAGAGCTTCACGACGCTCTTGCTGCTGGCGAGTTCTGAGAGGGAAAATATATCTCCGATGCTACGACATCGTTTGTGCGTGCCGTTTTGGGTCTGGAACTCGTCGTTTTGGTTATCGTCGCTATCGTTGGTACCTCTGAGTCGGAAATAATCTTCCAAACGAATAAAGCTGGAAGACGCGGAGGGTTCGTCTTCGTACTCTGACGACGAGTAGGTTAAATCATCGTCGTCGTTTTCGTAGTCCTCGTCCTCGTCGTCAGTGGAGGAGTAAACGTCGTCGTATTCTTCGATTGAGTGAAAAGAAGGGGCT encodes:
- the LOC114168411 gene encoding uncharacterized protein LOC114168411; its protein translation is MQVPLIDRINDLQVGLNSLQNPSFSSQITTSLASVSIAYNFCKWGAVILALVATFGSIINRITIFIIRFRTKAPSFHSIEEYDDVYSSTDDEDEDYENDDDDLTYSSSEYEDEPSASSSFIRLEDYFRLRGTNDSDDNQNDEFQTQNGTHKRCRSIGDIFSLSELASSKSVVKLWDSIGFGLGLDFDDYEDGVVSTYDPASSTASPAVMVSAGEGACGNLAVEIWDTRLRRRKPTVVAEWGPTVGKTLRVESGGVQKVYVRDDGRNGVTVGDMRNVSTPLGNVTESDADTWWDADAIVVSDEQQSMLQRPT